The following are from one region of the Polaribacter marinaquae genome:
- a CDS encoding viroplasmin family protein, with protein MSKKKFYVVWNGRKKGIYTSWNVCKKQIDGFEGAQYKSFASLDDAEVAFSKNFTDYIGKNTKKPTLSTADKTKYGKPNLESISVDAACAGNPGKMEYRGVLTHNKQEIFRKGPYAKGTNNIGEFLALVHGIALLKSKNKEDIPIYSDSKIAMSWIKQKRCKTNMHFDASNKDILELIKRAEKWLKENTFKNPILKWETKAWGEIPADFGRK; from the coding sequence ATGAGTAAAAAAAAGTTTTATGTGGTTTGGAACGGACGTAAAAAAGGAATTTATACGTCTTGGAATGTTTGTAAAAAACAAATAGACGGCTTTGAAGGTGCACAATACAAATCTTTTGCAAGCTTAGATGATGCTGAAGTTGCGTTTTCTAAAAATTTTACTGATTATATTGGTAAAAACACCAAAAAACCGACACTTTCTACTGCTGATAAAACAAAATACGGTAAACCAAATTTAGAGAGTATTTCTGTAGACGCTGCTTGTGCAGGAAACCCCGGTAAAATGGAATACAGAGGTGTTTTAACGCACAATAAACAAGAAATTTTTAGAAAAGGACCTTACGCTAAAGGAACCAATAATATTGGCGAGTTTTTAGCTTTGGTACATGGTATTGCACTTTTAAAAAGCAAAAACAAAGAAGATATTCCTATTTATTCTGATTCTAAAATTGCCATGAGTTGGATTAAACAAAAAAGATGTAAAACCAACATGCATTTTGATGCTTCTAACAAAGACATCTTAGAGTTGATTAAAAGAGCAGAAAAATGGTTGAAAGAAAATACTTTTAAAAACCCAATTTTAAAATGGGAAACTAAAGCTTGGGGGGAAATTCCTGCAGATTTTGGAAGAAAGTAA
- a CDS encoding phosphoribosylglycinamide formyltransferase, with product MKRIVVFASGSGSNAENIIKFFNHTKTAKVTKVLCNNEHAKVFERCKNLNINCLHFNRNDFSKTDTVLNILKNQADYIILAGFLWRIPQKIVDAFPKKIINIHPALLPKYGGKGMYGMHVHKAVKDNNETETGITIHYVNENYDEGAIIFQSKTALNEQDTPETIAEKIHLLEQRYFPKVIEEVILATNE from the coding sequence ATGAAGCGTATTGTTGTTTTTGCTTCTGGTTCGGGTTCGAACGCAGAAAACATTATTAAGTTTTTTAATCATACTAAAACCGCTAAGGTTACTAAAGTGTTGTGTAACAATGAGCATGCCAAAGTTTTTGAACGATGTAAAAACTTAAATATTAATTGTTTACACTTTAATAGAAACGATTTTTCTAAAACAGATACGGTCTTAAATATTTTAAAAAACCAAGCAGATTATATAATTCTAGCTGGTTTTTTATGGAGAATTCCACAAAAAATAGTCGATGCTTTTCCTAAGAAAATCATCAATATTCACCCAGCATTATTACCAAAATATGGCGGAAAAGGAATGTATGGAATGCATGTTCATAAAGCCGTAAAAGATAATAACGAAACCGAAACAGGTATTACAATTCACTATGTAAATGAAAATTACGACGAAGGTGCCATCATTTTTCAATCAAAAACAGCTTTAAACGAGCAAGATACACCAGAAACGATTGCAGAAAAGATTCATTTATTAGAACAACGCTACTTTCCGAAGGTTATAGAAGAAGTTATTTTAGCTACAAATGAGTAA
- a CDS encoding acyl carrier protein — protein MSDIASRVKAIIVDKLGVDDNEVTTEASFTNDLGADSLDTVELIMEFEKEFDIQIPDDQAENIGTVGQAVSYIEEAKK, from the coding sequence ATGTCAGACATTGCATCAAGAGTAAAAGCGATTATCGTAGACAAATTAGGCGTTGACGATAACGAAGTAACAACAGAAGCTAGCTTCACAAATGATTTAGGAGCAGACTCTTTAGATACTGTTGAGTTAATTATGGAATTCGAAAAAGAATTTGATATCCAAATTCCAGATGATCAAGCAGAAAACATTGGTACTGTAGGTCAAGCGGTTAGTTATATAGAAGAAGCAAAAAAGTAA
- the fabF gene encoding beta-ketoacyl-ACP synthase II — translation MQLKRVVVTGLGALTPIGNNIEEYWNALVNGVSGAAPITYFDAAKFKTRFACELKGFKVNDFIDRKEARRMDRFTQYAMVASDEAIADADLDLENINKLRVGVIWGAGIGGLETFQNEAINFGAGDGTPRFNPFFIPKMIADIAPGHISIKNGFMGPNYTTVSACASSANAMIDALNYIRLGHCDVIVTGGSEAAVTYAGVGGFNAMHALSTRNESPESASRPFDAERDGFVLGEGAGAIILEEYEHAKARGAKIYAEVIGGGMSSDAYHMTAPHPEGLGVIAVMKNCLENSGIKPEDVDHINTHGTSTPLGDVAELKAISEVFGDHAKNININSTKSMTGHLLGAAGAIESIASILAMKNSLVPPTINHSNADENINQELNLTLNKPQEREIKVAMSNTFGFGGHNACVAFKKLDE, via the coding sequence ATGCAATTAAAACGAGTTGTAGTCACTGGACTTGGCGCATTAACGCCAATTGGTAATAATATTGAAGAATATTGGAACGCCTTAGTTAACGGAGTTAGCGGAGCAGCACCTATCACTTACTTTGATGCTGCCAAGTTCAAAACTCGTTTCGCATGTGAACTTAAGGGCTTTAAGGTTAATGATTTTATTGACAGAAAAGAAGCCCGTAGAATGGATCGATTTACGCAATATGCAATGGTAGCTTCGGATGAAGCAATTGCAGATGCAGATTTAGATCTAGAAAACATTAACAAATTACGAGTTGGTGTAATTTGGGGTGCTGGTATTGGAGGTTTAGAAACTTTTCAAAATGAAGCTATAAATTTTGGTGCTGGAGACGGTACACCAAGATTTAATCCTTTCTTTATACCAAAAATGATTGCAGACATTGCGCCAGGACATATTTCTATTAAAAACGGATTTATGGGGCCAAATTATACTACAGTTTCTGCCTGTGCATCTTCTGCAAACGCAATGATAGATGCTTTAAATTACATTAGATTAGGCCACTGCGACGTTATTGTTACAGGTGGTTCTGAAGCTGCTGTAACATATGCAGGTGTTGGTGGTTTTAACGCAATGCACGCTTTGTCAACTAGAAATGAATCTCCAGAATCTGCATCGAGACCTTTTGACGCAGAAAGAGATGGTTTTGTTTTAGGAGAAGGAGCCGGAGCAATTATTTTAGAAGAGTACGAGCATGCAAAAGCAAGAGGAGCAAAAATATATGCAGAAGTAATTGGAGGCGGTATGTCTTCGGATGCTTATCATATGACAGCGCCACATCCAGAAGGTTTGGGTGTAATTGCAGTAATGAAAAATTGTTTAGAAAATTCTGGTATCAAACCAGAAGACGTAGATCATATCAATACACACGGTACATCTACACCACTTGGTGATGTTGCAGAGTTAAAAGCAATATCAGAAGTTTTTGGAGACCACGCTAAGAATATCAATATCAATTCTACAAAATCTATGACTGGGCACTTATTAGGTGCAGCAGGTGCTATAGAATCGATTGCTTCTATTTTAGCAATGAAAAATAGTTTGGTGCCGCCAACAATTAATCATTCTAATGCAGATGAAAATATAAACCAAGAACTTAATTTAACTTTAAATAAACCTCAAGAAAGAGAAATTAAAGTTGCAATGAGTAATACTTTTGGTTTTGGTGGTCACAATGCTTGTGTAGCGTTTAAGAAATTAGATGAGTAG
- the rnc gene encoding ribonuclease III: MNSFIRKIVQQHSKEDAEFHNELRKLLNFSPRKINQYKKAFTHRSVQMLDRKGNPINYERLEFLGDSILGSVIAAYLYKKVPTGTEGYLTQMRSKIVSREHLNELGKDLNLIRFVKSNIDQSNVGDNIHGNIFEALIGAIYLDKGYNFCQKFIYHNVIVPYVDIEKLEGKITSYKGLIIEWCQKQKKIYSFDTYEDSGNDPVKHFSVKVSIDGEQVAKGRATSKKKAEEQASKRVYFAFQKQISLD, translated from the coding sequence ATGAATAGTTTTATTCGTAAAATAGTTCAACAGCATTCTAAAGAAGATGCAGAATTTCATAACGAATTAAGAAAACTACTAAATTTTTCTCCAAGAAAAATAAATCAATACAAAAAAGCATTTACCCATAGATCTGTTCAAATGTTAGACAGAAAAGGGAACCCTATTAACTACGAAAGATTAGAGTTTTTAGGAGATTCTATCTTAGGATCTGTAATTGCTGCTTATTTATATAAAAAAGTTCCTACAGGTACAGAAGGGTATTTAACACAAATGCGCTCTAAAATTGTTAGTAGAGAGCATTTAAATGAGTTGGGTAAAGACTTAAATTTAATAAGATTTGTAAAAAGTAATATCGATCAATCTAATGTTGGCGATAATATTCATGGTAATATTTTTGAAGCATTAATTGGTGCTATTTATTTAGACAAAGGATATAATTTTTGTCAGAAATTTATATACCATAATGTAATTGTACCTTACGTAGATATCGAAAAACTAGAAGGTAAAATTACTAGTTATAAAGGTTTGATTATAGAGTGGTGCCAAAAGCAAAAGAAAATTTACAGCTTCGATACTTACGAAGATTCTGGTAACGACCCCGTAAAACATTTTAGTGTTAAAGTAAGTATAGATGGTGAGCAAGTTGCTAAAGGTAGAGCTACATCAAAGAAAAAAGCAGAAGAGCAAGCATCTAAAAGAGTCTATTTTGCTTTTCAAAAGCAAATTTCTCTAGATTAA
- a CDS encoding IPExxxVDY family protein, which translates to MQIHALGLEDFCEEEYSLIGIHTALEDYRLAYLLNKNLSIKFSKSTKNLEFEKDNNLASFSIYNFSSKKYDYDWFLIANSFKNENQTQSNELLLTTETRTYLIPEKKKVDFFIKISGEVGDAYVINTVKKIKEIEQVITSYSIDKNTLKSKDFLIF; encoded by the coding sequence ATGCAAATTCATGCTTTAGGTTTAGAAGATTTTTGTGAAGAAGAATACTCTTTAATAGGTATTCATACAGCATTAGAAGACTACAGGCTTGCATATTTACTAAATAAAAATTTAAGCATAAAATTTTCTAAATCGACCAAAAATTTAGAGTTCGAAAAAGATAATAATTTAGCATCATTTTCTATCTATAATTTTTCAAGTAAAAAATACGATTACGATTGGTTTTTAATTGCAAATAGCTTTAAAAATGAGAACCAAACACAGTCTAACGAGTTACTTTTAACTACAGAAACTAGAACTTACTTAATTCCGGAAAAGAAGAAAGTAGATTTTTTTATTAAAATTTCTGGAGAAGTAGGCGATGCTTATGTTATAAATACAGTAAAAAAAATAAAAGAAATTGAGCAAGTAATAACATCTTATTCAATAGATAAAAACACACTAAAGTCTAAAGACTTTTTAATATTTTAA
- the pyk gene encoding pyruvate kinase: MTDYKKTKIVATLGPATGTKEILTNLAKEGVNVFRINFSHAEYENVKKTVKTIREINEENDFNVAILADLQGPKLRVGVMEDGVVLEDGDLFTFTTEKCTGTKEKAFMTYQRFPKDVKVGEQILVDDGKLLFEVVSTDKDKEVVVKTIVGGPLKSKKGVNLPNTAISLPALTEKDKEDAVFALSLNVDWMALSFVRTPEDLRMLRDLIDQHSEYRVPVIAKIEKPEAVANIDALIPYCDGLMVARGDLGVEIPMQDVPLIQKKLVRRAKRARIPVIIATQMMETMIDNSVPTRAEVNDVANSIMDGADAVMLSGETSVGKHPIRVIQKMAEIIKSVENSRMIKVPHEAPHIRTNRFITKAVCHHAALMANDIDAAAISTLTNSGYTAFQISAWRPQSSILAFSSERRILGKLNLLWGVKAFYYDKNLSTDDTVVDINKLSKDKGYVKEGDLMINLTSMPVEAKGMVNTLRVSEID, translated from the coding sequence ATGACAGATTATAAAAAAACTAAAATCGTTGCAACGTTAGGACCCGCTACAGGTACTAAAGAAATTTTAACAAATTTAGCAAAAGAAGGTGTAAACGTCTTCAGAATTAATTTTTCTCATGCAGAATATGAAAATGTAAAGAAGACTGTTAAGACTATAAGAGAAATTAACGAAGAAAATGATTTCAACGTAGCTATTCTTGCAGATTTACAAGGACCAAAACTTCGAGTTGGTGTTATGGAAGATGGTGTAGTTTTAGAAGACGGAGATCTATTTACATTTACTACAGAAAAATGTACAGGTACTAAAGAAAAAGCTTTTATGACCTATCAACGTTTTCCTAAAGATGTAAAAGTAGGAGAACAAATTTTAGTAGACGATGGTAAATTATTATTCGAAGTAGTATCTACAGATAAAGATAAAGAAGTAGTTGTTAAAACGATAGTTGGTGGTCCTTTAAAATCTAAAAAAGGAGTAAACTTACCAAATACAGCAATTTCTTTACCAGCTTTAACAGAAAAAGATAAAGAAGATGCAGTTTTTGCATTAAGTTTAAATGTAGATTGGATGGCATTATCTTTTGTTAGAACGCCAGAAGATTTAAGGATGTTAAGAGATTTAATCGATCAACATTCAGAATATAGAGTTCCTGTAATTGCAAAAATAGAAAAGCCAGAAGCTGTTGCAAATATAGATGCATTAATACCTTATTGTGATGGTTTAATGGTAGCTCGTGGAGATTTAGGAGTAGAAATTCCTATGCAAGATGTACCGTTAATTCAAAAGAAATTAGTTAGAAGAGCAAAAAGAGCAAGAATACCTGTAATTATTGCAACGCAAATGATGGAAACAATGATCGATAACTCTGTACCAACAAGAGCAGAGGTAAATGATGTTGCAAATTCTATTATGGATGGTGCAGATGCAGTAATGCTTTCTGGAGAAACTTCTGTTGGTAAACATCCAATTAGAGTTATTCAAAAAATGGCAGAAATTATCAAATCTGTAGAAAATTCTAGAATGATAAAAGTGCCACATGAAGCACCACATATTAGAACGAATAGATTTATTACAAAAGCAGTTTGTCATCACGCAGCATTAATGGCAAATGATATCGATGCAGCGGCAATTTCTACATTAACAAATAGTGGTTATACAGCGTTTCAAATATCTGCTTGGAGACCACAATCGTCAATTTTAGCCTTTTCATCAGAAAGAAGAATTTTAGGAAAACTAAACTTACTTTGGGGTGTTAAAGCATTTTATTACGATAAAAATTTAAGTACAGATGATACTGTTGTAGATATTAATAAACTATCTAAAGATAAAGGATACGTAAAAGAAGGCGATTTAATGATTAACCTTACTTCTATGCCAGTAGAAGCAAAAGGTATGGTAAATACATTAAGAGTGTCAGAAATAGACTAA
- a CDS encoding M28 family peptidase: protein MNKFSTIVSTLLILGVIFWSFSSLKPSINTSKNTNETSFSLDNALHHLKNISTKAHYVGSDEHKNVQNYIVTELQKMGLEPQIQTQTAINKKWFAATTAENIIAKIKGTNSNKALLLLTHYDANPHSSLAASDAGSGVVTILEGIRAFLAKGTTPKNDIIILISDAEELGLLGAQAFVDQHSWAKNVGLVLNFEARGSGGPSYMLMETNGKNSKLLSEFLATKPNFPAANSLMYSIYKKLPNDTDLTVFRESGNINGFNFAFIGDHFDYHTAQDSYERLDRETLLHQADYFTTSLNYFANASLSNLNSEEDFVYVNFPFIKMLTFPFSWVKPLTIGCLIVFIVLLFFGISLNKIDAKGIFKGFVPFLISLVLCGLISFGLWQLLQIIHPQYKDILHGFTYNGYQYITAFVFLNLWLLFTIYKRSAKELKPTNLLVAPLFFWLIINLIIAYTLKGAGFFIIPVISALLILAIAIFLDLKEGSKRILFTILSIPTLYIFAPLVKMFPVGLGLKTVFVSAIFIVLVFGLMILSFHQKKAFFTQKISGILAIVFFGLATYNSGFSTENKKPNSIVYIQNSDDKTAYYGTYNTILDAYTKQIFNTDYSEGGLENADTKSKYNTRFKFAKKTSFKNIESANLITDLDTIIGSKRFLELTLLPTRKVNKFEFITKNNISLHQFKVNDVLVNDGKKYKAKPGTFLIYHFGNNDKELTISFTIDVNEKLDIILNEISYDLLTNKNFNIKPRTQEMMPMPFVTNDAIIISKKLVF, encoded by the coding sequence ATGAATAAATTTTCTACGATTGTTTCTACCCTACTAATTTTAGGTGTAATTTTTTGGAGTTTTAGTAGTTTAAAACCCTCTATAAATACTTCTAAAAATACAAACGAAACATCTTTTTCTTTAGACAATGCCTTACATCATTTAAAAAACATTAGTACAAAAGCCCATTATGTTGGTTCTGATGAACATAAAAATGTACAGAATTACATTGTAACAGAATTGCAAAAAATGGGATTAGAACCACAAATTCAGACCCAAACTGCTATAAACAAAAAATGGTTTGCCGCTACTACTGCAGAAAATATTATCGCTAAAATTAAAGGCACAAATTCTAATAAAGCTTTACTTCTACTTACTCATTACGACGCAAACCCACACTCTTCTTTAGCTGCAAGTGATGCTGGCTCTGGCGTAGTTACTATTTTAGAAGGAATTAGAGCTTTTTTAGCAAAAGGAACTACCCCAAAAAATGATATTATTATTTTAATTTCTGATGCAGAAGAACTAGGTTTATTAGGTGCGCAAGCATTCGTAGACCAACATTCTTGGGCTAAAAACGTTGGTTTGGTTTTAAATTTTGAAGCTAGAGGAAGTGGCGGACCAAGCTATATGCTAATGGAAACAAATGGTAAAAACAGCAAATTACTATCAGAGTTTTTGGCTACAAAACCCAATTTTCCGGCAGCAAATTCTTTAATGTATTCTATTTATAAAAAACTACCAAACGATACAGATTTAACTGTTTTTAGAGAAAGTGGAAATATTAACGGATTTAACTTTGCTTTTATTGGCGATCATTTTGATTACCATACAGCACAAGATTCTTATGAAAGATTAGACCGAGAAACCCTATTGCATCAAGCAGATTATTTTACAACCTCTTTAAATTATTTTGCAAACGCAAGTCTATCAAATTTAAATTCTGAAGAGGATTTTGTGTATGTAAATTTTCCGTTTATTAAAATGCTTACATTTCCGTTTTCTTGGGTAAAACCATTAACAATAGGTTGTTTAATTGTTTTTATTGTTTTGCTTTTCTTCGGAATTTCACTTAATAAAATAGATGCAAAAGGAATTTTTAAAGGTTTTGTACCGTTTTTAATTTCATTGGTTTTATGCGGATTAATTTCTTTCGGATTATGGCAATTATTACAAATTATACATCCGCAGTACAAAGATATTTTACACGGTTTTACTTACAATGGTTATCAATATATTACGGCCTTTGTATTTTTAAATCTTTGGTTATTATTTACAATCTATAAACGTAGTGCCAAAGAATTAAAACCTACAAACTTATTAGTAGCGCCCTTGTTTTTCTGGTTAATTATTAATTTAATTATTGCTTACACACTAAAGGGTGCTGGCTTTTTTATTATTCCGGTTATTAGTGCCTTACTAATTTTAGCAATTGCAATTTTCTTAGACTTAAAAGAAGGTTCTAAAAGAATATTATTTACCATTTTATCGATACCAACTCTTTATATTTTTGCTCCCTTGGTTAAAATGTTTCCTGTTGGTTTAGGTTTAAAAACAGTCTTTGTTAGCGCAATTTTTATTGTGTTGGTTTTTGGTTTGATGATTCTTAGTTTTCATCAAAAGAAAGCTTTTTTTACTCAGAAAATAAGTGGCATATTAGCTATTGTGTTTTTTGGTTTGGCAACGTATAATAGCGGATTTTCAACAGAAAACAAGAAACCTAACAGCATCGTTTACATTCAGAATTCTGATGATAAAACTGCTTATTACGGAACTTACAATACCATTTTAGACGCTTATACTAAACAAATTTTTAATACTGATTACTCTGAGGGCGGACTTGAAAATGCCGACACAAAAAGTAAATACAACACACGTTTTAAATTTGCTAAAAAAACTAGTTTTAAAAATATAGAAAGTGCAAATTTAATTACAGACTTAGATACAATTATTGGCTCAAAACGATTTTTAGAGTTAACCCTTTTACCTACAAGAAAAGTTAATAAGTTCGAATTTATAACCAAAAACAACATTAGTTTACATCAATTTAAAGTAAATGATGTGTTGGTTAATGATGGTAAAAAATACAAAGCAAAACCTGGTACATTTTTAATTTATCATTTTGGAAATAATGACAAAGAATTAACAATTTCTTTTACTATTGATGTGAACGAGAAATTAGATATTATTTTAAATGAAATTTCTTATGATTTGTTAACCAACAAAAACTTTAACATAAAGCCAAGAACCCAAGAAATGATGCCAATGCCTTTTGTTACTAATGATGCTATTATTATCTCTAAGAAACTTGTTTTTTAA
- a CDS encoding CBS domain-containing protein produces the protein MGIKSFQGKRETNQIKEETQILVSDYMTTNLVTFKAEDSLDYVIEQLITNKISGGPVVNEKNELIGIISETDCIKHISESKYYNMPADTNNTVGKYMVTDVDTIDKNMNIFDAAFKFISSRRRRFPVIENGKLIGQLSQKDVLKAAISVEGNTW, from the coding sequence ATGGGAATTAAGAGCTTTCAAGGTAAAAGAGAAACCAATCAAATTAAAGAAGAAACACAAATTTTAGTGTCGGATTATATGACTACAAATTTGGTAACCTTTAAAGCAGAAGATTCTTTAGATTATGTGATAGAACAGTTGATTACTAATAAAATTTCTGGTGGACCTGTGGTAAATGAAAAGAATGAGCTTATTGGTATTATTTCTGAAACGGATTGTATAAAACATATTTCTGAAAGTAAGTACTACAATATGCCTGCAGATACAAATAATACTGTTGGTAAATATATGGTTACAGATGTAGATACTATTGATAAAAACATGAATATTTTTGATGCAGCATTTAAATTTATTTCATCTAGAAGAAGAAGATTTCCTGTAATTGAAAACGGTAAACTTATAGGGCAATTAAGTCAAAAAGATGTATTAAAAGCTGCTATTAGTGTAGAGGGTAATACTTGGTAA
- a CDS encoding HNH endonuclease: protein MKSYRSEQWKLFEKENYDVAREKLYVSNYGRVKREIEEGVFELLRIGQINNFETFTYPKIGSKRKANAYVHRVVGLLFLKKEEDQKFVIHLNHDLKDNYYQNLKWVNQKELTKHQITNPKRIAKFGIKPGAKLTEGKVRIIKKKLLDPNRRTRLRIIASQFGITTMQLRRIKSGENWGEVKV, encoded by the coding sequence ATGAAATCGTACAGAAGTGAACAATGGAAGCTATTTGAAAAAGAAAATTATGATGTTGCTAGAGAAAAACTTTACGTTTCTAATTACGGAAGAGTAAAAAGAGAAATTGAAGAGGGTGTCTTCGAACTTCTTAGAATTGGTCAAATTAACAATTTTGAAACCTTTACATACCCAAAAATAGGTAGTAAGAGAAAAGCAAATGCTTATGTGCACAGAGTTGTTGGTTTATTATTTCTAAAAAAAGAAGAAGATCAAAAATTTGTAATTCATTTAAACCACGATTTAAAAGATAATTACTATCAAAATTTAAAGTGGGTAAATCAAAAAGAATTAACAAAACACCAAATAACGAACCCTAAAAGAATTGCAAAATTTGGTATTAAACCTGGCGCAAAATTAACAGAAGGTAAAGTTAGAATTATTAAGAAAAAGTTGTTAGACCCTAACAGAAGAACCAGATTAAGAATTATTGCAAGTCAATTTGGTATTACTACAATGCAGTTAAGAAGAATTAAATCTGGCGAAAATTGGGGTGAAGTAAAAGTGTAA
- a CDS encoding single-stranded DNA-binding protein: MNTLRNKVQLIGRLGQEPEIVTFKDGNKMAKFSMATDDSYKDKEGNKVERAYWHNIIIKGGLVKVVENYINKGQEIAVEGKLTNRTYNTESGEKRYVTEILVSELLMLGSNS, translated from the coding sequence ATGAATACGTTAAGAAACAAAGTACAGTTAATTGGTAGATTAGGTCAAGAGCCAGAAATAGTAACTTTTAAAGATGGCAACAAAATGGCAAAATTTTCTATGGCTACAGATGATAGTTATAAAGACAAAGAAGGTAACAAAGTAGAGCGTGCTTATTGGCATAACATTATTATTAAAGGCGGACTTGTAAAAGTTGTAGAAAACTATATAAACAAAGGGCAAGAAATTGCGGTAGAAGGTAAGTTAACCAACAGAACTTATAATACAGAATCAGGAGAAAAACGATACGTAACAGAGATTTTAGTAAGCGAATTATTGATGTTAGGAAGTAATTCTTAA
- a CDS encoding SDR family NAD(P)-dependent oxidoreductase, translating into MKLTAFITGATSGIGEATAKIFAKNNIRLILCGRRLDRLESLQKELSIITDVTILQFDVSNRAAVEKAVASLSENFKQIDILINNAGNAHGLSTIQEGSLDDWDAMLDINVKGLLYVSKAIFPQMIERNNGFIVNIGSIAGKEVYPNGNVYCASKHAVNALNKSMRIDLNKHNIRVSAIHPGAVETEFSEVRFKGDSKKAAAVYSGYKALQAEDIADIIHFVVTRPYHVNIEDLVVYPTAQASATILNKE; encoded by the coding sequence ATGAAATTAACAGCATTTATTACTGGCGCAACATCTGGTATTGGCGAAGCAACTGCAAAAATCTTTGCAAAAAATAATATTAGATTAATACTTTGTGGTAGAAGGTTAGATAGATTAGAATCTTTACAAAAAGAATTAAGCATTATTACAGATGTTACTATTTTACAATTTGATGTTTCTAATAGAGCTGCCGTAGAAAAAGCAGTTGCATCACTTTCAGAAAATTTTAAGCAGATAGATATTTTAATTAATAATGCGGGTAATGCACATGGTTTATCTACAATACAAGAAGGTAGTTTAGATGATTGGGATGCAATGTTAGATATTAATGTAAAAGGATTATTGTATGTTTCTAAAGCTATATTTCCGCAAATGATAGAAAGAAACAATGGTTTTATAGTAAATATCGGTTCAATTGCTGGTAAAGAAGTATATCCGAACGGAAATGTGTATTGCGCCTCTAAACATGCTGTAAATGCTTTAAATAAATCTATGAGAATAGATTTGAATAAACACAATATTCGTGTTTCTGCAATTCATCCAGGAGCCGTAGAGACAGAATTTTCAGAAGTTCGCTTTAAAGGAGATTCTAAAAAAGCAGCAGCAGTTTATAGCGGTTACAAAGCTTTACAAGCAGAAGATATTGCAGATATTATTCATTTTGTTGTAACAAGACCATATCATGTTAATATAGAAGATTTAGTAGTATACCCAACAGCACAAGCAAGTGCTACAATTTTAAATAAAGAATAA
- a CDS encoding aldo/keto reductase, which translates to MSKSEIIIGCMSWGDWGKQFSTKEQSEMIQFCVENGNSTFDHADIYGHFTTEAAFGKGFKESGIHRKDIKLISKCGIQLVTESRNNKLKHYNYSKEYIVWSAEQSLKNLQTDYLDTFLLHRPSPLMHPNEIAEAITELKESGKIINFGVSNFMPSQINLITEKSPVEVNQIEFSLTQHTAMHNGSLDQMLQKDIQPMCWSPLGTVFKEQTEQTTRIKKVLTQLAEKYNVAEDVLLLAWILKHPANISPVIGTTNRDRLLNANKALSIELELQDWFLLLEASKGEEVA; encoded by the coding sequence ATGTCAAAATCAGAAATAATAATAGGTTGCATGTCTTGGGGAGATTGGGGTAAACAGTTTTCGACAAAAGAGCAATCAGAAATGATTCAATTTTGTGTAGAAAACGGAAATTCTACATTTGACCATGCAGATATTTACGGTCATTTTACTACGGAAGCTGCGTTTGGTAAAGGTTTTAAAGAAAGCGGAATTCATAGAAAAGATATAAAGTTAATTTCTAAGTGCGGAATTCAGTTAGTAACAGAATCTAGAAATAACAAACTAAAACATTATAATTACAGCAAAGAATATATTGTTTGGAGTGCAGAACAGTCTTTAAAAAATTTACAAACAGATTATTTAGATACTTTTTTATTGCACAGACCAAGTCCGTTAATGCATCCTAATGAAATTGCAGAAGCAATTACTGAATTAAAAGAAAGCGGAAAAATTATCAATTTCGGAGTATCAAACTTTATGCCTTCTCAGATTAATTTAATTACAGAAAAATCTCCTGTAGAAGTTAATCAAATAGAATTTTCTTTAACACAACACACAGCAATGCATAATGGTAGTTTAGATCAAATGCTGCAAAAAGACATTCAACCAATGTGTTGGAGTCCTTTAGGAACTGTTTTTAAAGAGCAAACTGAACAGACAACTCGTATTAAAAAAGTTTTAACTCAGTTAGCAGAAAAATATAATGTAGCAGAAGATGTTCTATTATTAGCTTGGATTTTAAAGCATCCTGCAAATATTTCGCCAGTAATTGGTACAACAAATAGAGACCGACTTTTAAATGCAAACAAAGCTTTAAGCATAGAGTTAGAATTACAAGATTGGTTCTTATTATTAGAAGCTAGTAAAGGAGAAGAAGTGGCATAA